From the genome of Francisella tularensis subsp. tularensis:
AAGGCTATGATGTTGATATTTATAGAGTTTTTCCAAAAGGTAATCGAGATAACCAAAATTACTATGCTAAATTCTCAAACCTCAAAGACCCGCTCAGAGAGTTAACCAACATTAGTGATTATGATGTAGTTATTGATGCAATATTTGGTATAGGCTTAGATAGAAATATAGATGGATATATTTTAGAAATTATCAACGCTATAAATCAAAATTCAAAATATACGCTAGCGATAGATGTACCAAGTGGTTTAGGTGCTTTTAATGCTAAAGTATATGGTCAGGCAATCCAAGCTAATGAGACAATTACATTTTTAGCAGATAAGCAAGGTTTGCATACTGGTGATGGTTTAGATTATGCTGGTAAAGTAACGGTTAAAGAGCTAATTGATAGCAGTAATATTAAACTTAGTCAGTCAGAGTATCAAGTTTATAAAAATCATATCCAAGATATAAATCTAGCTAATATCCTTAGGAAAAAGAAAAATACTAATAAAGGCACTTATGGCAACCTCGCTATAATTGGTGGTAATGTTGGTATGAATGGAGCTCTCCAATTAGCTGGTAAAAGTGCCTTGTATAGTGGCTGTGGTAAAGTGTCGATGATTTCTCTAGATAGAGGTTTTCGAGCTGATATATCTATACCTGAGTTAATGACAAAACCATTAGAAATTATTAGCAAAAATTTAGCGATTTTTTCAGCTTTGGCGATAGGTGTTGGTTTTGATACAACTGATGAATCTCAACAAATCTTGGAGCTAATAATTGGTAATATAACTCAACCAATAATTTTTGATGCTGATGCTCTAAATATAATCGCAACAAACCAACAAATTAGAGAAAAATTTATCCAGTTAGAAAATAAGATAATTACACCTCATCCAGCAGAAGCAGCGAGGTTACTTGGTTGCACTATCCAGAAAATCCAAAATGATAGATTTGATGCAGTTAGAGCTTTAGCTAAAAAATATAACGCTATAGTTGTACTAAAAGGAGCAGGTAGCTTAATTTGCAAAGATGATGAAATCTATATAAATACTACAGGTAATCAAGGAATGGCAGTAGCAGGGCAAGGCGATGTGTTATCTGGGATTATTGGAGCCTTCTTAGCTCAAGGTTTAGATATTCTATCAGCAAGTAGATTAGCTGTATATATACATGGTCTAGCTGGTGATAATCTCGCTAAAAAATTAGGTGGTTATATTGGGATATTTCCTAGTGGGGTCGCTGAGGAGGTTTGTGAAGTATTGAATTTATTCATATAGAAACTATGTTATACGCATAAATTTTCATTACAAGCTAATCATTTCTTTTAAAATCAATTATTTGTCTACGCTGTTTTTTTGTAGGTTTTTCTGGACTTATTAGATTGGCAGTTTTTCTAAGAATTGTTTCTTGTTCTCTTTTTTCGATACTTTCAGCTGTTTCTCTATAGAGCTTTTGTGCTTCACTAGCAGACTTTCTAACTTCATCTAAAGCTTCAACAATTACGGTCTTTTTTATATAACCTTGTTGAATTTGATAGGTATCGCCAATATTTACAATTTTACTTACTTTTGTTTTTTGTCCTTGAAAGTGTACTTTGCCACCTTCGATAGCTTTTTTTGCTAAAGCTCTAGTTTTGTAGAATCTAGTAGCCCATAACCATTTATCTAGTCTTACACTCATTTATATAAAATATTGCTTAAAAGATAGTTTTGATTATAACTAGTTTCTGTGCATAAAAAAATCTAACTTATTTAATTTAGCAAACTTATTACCATTACCTAACGACTCTTCTAAACCTAAAAAGAAAAAATTCATAATCACTAAGATACAAGCATCTACGATATTTATACTTTAGAAAATTTAGTATAAATTTGGGATATTAATTCAAAAGCTTTTTATATTATTAATTATGCCCCCATTGACCGATTTTATAGCCATTTATCTGCTGCAAACGTGATGATAAGTTACCATTATTATTAACACTACCAAGACCTTTAAACTCAAACTCTAACATGTAAGTATTATTTAAGTTTCCGAGGAAATTAGGATTATTTGGGTCTTGGTTAGTGTAGGCACTTGACTGTCATAATGCTCTAACTATCCATGATTTAGTATTATACTGAAAGCCAGCAAATGTATTAGAAATCTTCTTTTGCTGAAAATTATAGTTCCATAATGCTGCGATGCCCCAATGATCTGTGATATTTAGTATTGTAGATAATGTGATAGTTTCTTGAGATGATGGCTTGATACCTTGATTAATCTGTTCTTGAGTTAGTGAACTCCAATCACTTGCAATATTATTATATGAAACATT
Proteins encoded in this window:
- a CDS encoding RNA-binding S4 domain-containing protein, translating into MSVRLDKWLWATRFYKTRALAKKAIEGGKVHFQGQKTKVSKIVNIGDTYQIQQGYIKKTVIVEALDEVRKSASEAQKLYRETAESIEKREQETILRKTANLISPEKPTKKQRRQIIDFKRND
- a CDS encoding bifunctional ADP-dependent NAD(P)H-hydrate dehydratase/NAD(P)H-hydrate epimerase; the encoded protein is MDFLTEKQNREIEEYAVSQGLNLIENASDEIVKLICNKFDKQSKVLVIAGSGNNGSDGIAAAIKLFNKGYDVDIYRVFPKGNRDNQNYYAKFSNLKDPLRELTNISDYDVVIDAIFGIGLDRNIDGYILEIINAINQNSKYTLAIDVPSGLGAFNAKVYGQAIQANETITFLADKQGLHTGDGLDYAGKVTVKELIDSSNIKLSQSEYQVYKNHIQDINLANILRKKKNTNKGTYGNLAIIGGNVGMNGALQLAGKSALYSGCGKVSMISLDRGFRADISIPELMTKPLEIISKNLAIFSALAIGVGFDTTDESQQILELIIGNITQPIIFDADALNIIATNQQIREKFIQLENKIITPHPAEAARLLGCTIQKIQNDRFDAVRALAKKYNAIVVLKGAGSLICKDDEIYINTTGNQGMAVAGQGDVLSGIIGAFLAQGLDILSASRLAVYIHGLAGDNLAKKLGGYIGIFPSGVAEEVCEVLNLFI